From a single Micromonospora pallida genomic region:
- a CDS encoding nucleoside deaminase, giving the protein MRRALEVAVTGPDTPADSSASASASVEDVPVGAVLYGPDGVELAVGRNERELAGDPTAHAEVLALRRGARRLGRWRLDDCTLVVTLEPCTMCAGALVLARVSTVVFGAWEPKTGAAGSLWDVLRDRRLNHRPEVYGGVLETESAALLRAFFR; this is encoded by the coding sequence CACCCCGGCGGACTCCTCAGCCTCAGCCTCCGCCTCCGTCGAGGATGTGCCGGTCGGCGCGGTGCTGTACGGCCCGGACGGCGTCGAACTGGCCGTCGGACGCAACGAGCGGGAACTGGCCGGCGACCCGACCGCGCACGCCGAGGTACTGGCCCTGCGCCGGGGCGCGCGACGGCTCGGCCGCTGGCGGCTGGACGACTGCACGCTGGTGGTGACTCTGGAACCGTGCACCATGTGCGCGGGCGCCCTGGTGCTGGCCCGGGTGTCGACGGTCGTCTTCGGGGCGTGGGAGCCGAAGACCGGGGCGGCCGGTTCCCTCTGGGACGTGCTGCGCGACCGTCGGCTCAACCACCGCCCCGAGGTCTACGGCGGCGTCCTCGAAACCGAGTCCGCCGCCCTGCTCCGCGCCTTCTTCCGCTGA